A window of the Halopseudomonas phragmitis genome harbors these coding sequences:
- a CDS encoding glutamine synthetase family protein: protein MLRPREIKTVEQARQIVEERGLNHVKVGLFDNDGVLRGKYMSREKFFSSLDKGFAFCDVVLGWDVKDQLYDNATYTGWHTGYPDAPVRILPDSCRDIPFEDGMLLFLAEFDQQAEAICPRATLRRVVERCRSLGLEPFAALEYEFFMFDETPDSARAKGFRDLKPFTPDWFGYSMLRNSVHAELYHQILDMGQRMDFPLEGLHTETGPGVLEAAIAVDGAEAAADKAALFKTFMKVLAQRNGLMATFMAKWSGKYPGQSGHMHVSLRDSATGKSAFYDPDQPHGMSPLQRHFLAGQQRLMPEFLCMVAPTLNSYRRLIPGFWAPTDATWGVENRTAALRVIPGSDKSQRQEYRLGAADANPYLALAVAIGSGLYGVMQQWEPTAAVTGNAYDMTHPPELALPRTLWDAAQRLKASQAAREMFGDAFVEHYAASREWEEREYRRHVSDWELDRYFEII, encoded by the coding sequence GCCAGGCAGATCGTTGAAGAACGTGGACTCAACCACGTCAAGGTGGGGCTTTTCGACAACGACGGGGTACTGCGTGGCAAATACATGAGCCGGGAGAAGTTCTTCTCCTCGCTGGACAAGGGTTTTGCCTTCTGCGATGTGGTACTGGGCTGGGACGTCAAGGACCAGCTCTACGACAATGCCACCTACACCGGCTGGCATACCGGTTACCCGGATGCACCAGTGCGCATCTTGCCAGACAGTTGTCGGGATATCCCGTTCGAGGACGGCATGCTGCTGTTTCTGGCTGAATTCGATCAACAGGCCGAGGCCATCTGTCCGCGGGCGACTCTACGCCGGGTGGTGGAACGCTGCCGCTCATTGGGCCTTGAGCCCTTTGCCGCACTGGAATACGAATTTTTCATGTTCGATGAAACCCCGGACTCGGCCCGGGCCAAGGGGTTTCGTGACCTGAAGCCATTTACCCCGGACTGGTTCGGTTACTCGATGCTGCGCAACTCAGTGCATGCCGAGCTCTATCATCAGATTCTGGATATGGGCCAGCGCATGGACTTTCCGCTGGAAGGCCTGCACACCGAAACCGGACCCGGCGTGCTGGAAGCGGCGATTGCCGTTGACGGGGCCGAAGCCGCCGCAGACAAGGCCGCGCTGTTCAAGACCTTCATGAAAGTGTTGGCCCAGCGCAATGGGCTGATGGCGACCTTTATGGCCAAGTGGTCGGGCAAATACCCCGGGCAGAGCGGGCACATGCATGTTTCGCTGCGTGACAGCGCAACCGGCAAGTCGGCTTTTTATGACCCCGATCAGCCCCATGGCATGAGCCCGCTACAGCGCCATTTTCTGGCTGGCCAGCAACGCCTGATGCCGGAGTTTTTGTGCATGGTCGCGCCGACGCTGAACAGCTACCGACGGCTGATTCCCGGATTCTGGGCTCCCACCGATGCCACCTGGGGGGTAGAGAACCGGACCGCCGCTCTGCGGGTGATTCCCGGTTCGGACAAGTCGCAGCGCCAGGAGTACCGGCTCGGCGCCGCTGATGCCAACCCCTATCTGGCGCTGGCGGTGGCGATTGGCTCCGGGCTGTATGGCGTGATGCAGCAGTGGGAGCCCACCGCAGCTGTGACCGGTAATGCCTACGATATGACCCATCCGCCCGAGCTGGCGTTGCCGCGCACGCTGTGGGATGCCGCCCAGCGCTTGAAAGCCTCGCAGGCGGCGCGGGAAATGTTCGGCGATGCCTTTGTCGAACACTATGCAGCTAGCCGCGAATGGGAAGAACGTGAATACCGCCGGCATGTCAGCGACTGGGAGCTGGATCGCTACTTCGAAATTATCTGA